A part of Cryptococcus neoformans var. neoformans JEC21 chromosome 4 sequence genomic DNA contains:
- a CDS encoding expressed protein has translation MSVPSYIALSLPPSAIHIPSPSATNISASATSSNAKPHLPFPPSSAPRGKPTGSTLGMSLPSLSTNVSDMLLSSLLPPNLPKLPSGGARGIDGGGPRQLTTQREGLTVPLLSNNFRRFVTRVGPVFWLQDRIEEVLYWRKPVWTWGWMLTWVFICFQPRVLLLLPSLALIVLLLHIHERTHPVPSLIGIISPPPLATARVHPESSTGDSSPDRSYTATTTRDESGETVGVPVVPPKEAESGVDYFMNIQAIQNLMGLVSDAYDYLAPILSNLQSPNTSSPTCFPLTHTHIILLLLPPTLFLPLVPSWLIPYVILPLGLLPPLGFHPNLTPWLLSLPRHPSIRKTKSVLEKWILTDKLPDKYSGHKISQVYVWENERLDPKLASSSSSFTGPIPTTSWSARFLRQGDRRAWIKISDVAEGEECLWKSVDDTGLPNGDDESEVEAKVLALKDGWEWLPEDWKVDVNGLWSENGVDEEGWLYTDDSWQNPSPTPYTEPDLPANSASIPGQLVQSVQTGKEKDMPGLGLRRVTRRRRWWKRVYKVDS, from the exons ATGTCGGTCCCTTCATACATCGCCTTGAGCCTCCCGCCGAGTGCCATCCACATCCCCTCACCTTCCGCTACCAACATCTCCGCTTCTGCAACCTCTAGCAATGCCAAACCTCACCTTCCATTTCCGCCCTCGTCGGCACCTCGAGGAAAGCCAACAGGCTCAACGCTAGGGATGTCGCTCCCGTCCTTATCCACCAACGTGTCCGACATGCTGCTATCATCTTTGTTGCCTCCCAACCTGCCAAAACTGCCGTCTGGAGGTGCAAGAGGTATCGACGGAGGTGGACCGAGACAGCTCACGACGCAGAGAGAAGGGCTGACTGTACCGTTACTGAGCAACAACTTTCGGCGTTTCGTGACAAGG GTTGGACCGGTATTCTGGCTTCAGGACCGGATAGAAGAGGTGCTTTACTGGAGGAAACCGGTGTGGACATGGGGATGGATGTTGACATGGGTGTTCATCT GCTTCCAACCTCGGGTACTGCTTTTAttgccttctctcgctctcatcgtcctccttTTACACATCCACGAACGCACCCATCCAGTACCATCTCTCATCGGGATAAtatcaccaccacctctaGCTACTGCTCGGGTGCACCCTGAGTCCAGCACTGGCGATTCGAGTCCGGATAGGTCCTATACGGCGACTACTACAAGAGACGAATCGGGAGAGACGGTGGGCGTGCCGGTTGTGCCACCTAAAGAGGCCGAGAGCGGAGTGGATTATTTCATGAACATTCAGGCTATCCAAAATCTTATGGGTTTGGT GTCTGATGCATATGACTATCTCGCTCCCATATTGAGCAACCTGCAATCCCCCAACACTTCGTCCCCAACATGCTTCCCGCTCACCCATACTCACATCATCCTacttctcctccctcccacaTTATTCCTCCCTCTCGTTCCATCTTGGCTTATCCCATACGTCATCCTCCCACTCGGTCTCCTTCCGCCTCTCGGCTTCCATCCCAACTTAACCCCTTggctcctctccctccctcgACATCCGTCAATCCGCAAAACTAAATCAGTGCTCGAAAAATGGATCCTCACCGACAAGCTCCCCGACAAATACAGCGGCCACAAGATCTCACAAGTATATGTATGGGAAAACGAGAGACTCGATCCGAAACTggcttcatcctcctcatcatttACCGGCCCGATCCCAACGACGAGCTGGTCTGCTCGGTTCCTCCGACAAGGGGACCGACGAGCATGGATCAAGATCTCTGATGTGGCAGAGGGTGAGGAGTGTCTGTGGAAAAGCGTGGATGACACAGGTCTGCCTAAcggggatgatgagagtgaAGTCGAAGCAAAAGTGTTGGCGCTCAAAGATGGGTGGGAGTGGTTACCAGAAGATTGGAAAGTGGACGTCAATGGTTTATGGAGTGAGAATGGTGTTGACGAGG AGGGCTGGCTATACACTGATGACTCTTGGCAAAATCCTTCCCCAACACCTTACACGGAGCCTGACCTGCCAGCGAACTCTGCGTCTATCCCAGGACAATTGGTGCAATCGGTGCAAacagggaaggagaaagatatGCCCGGACTGGGTTTGAGGAGGGTCACCAGacggaggagatggtggaagagggtTTATAAAGTGGATAGCTAA
- a CDS encoding aflatoxin efflux pump AFLT, putative — MALSEHSAMVSPTTTISVDGDREKRFSVEEDPLPTASAAIPSSAVANTPDDQSSVQGTGGQTPPKGHSGFTAPLEIPKWRFMAIFGSLMISVFLFALDQLIVATAIPKITAEFNSLTQLSWLTSGFFLTLLSFNLLYSQLMNIFPSKHVIVFAVFIFEMGSLACGVAPNMNVLIFGRALAGAGAAGIFSGGMVIIAELTPLHSRAQYFALFGVCFAIASVIGPLIGGAFSDHVSWRWCFYINLPLGGVAIGCLLFFQPSRPPLGRESSYKGYSKAMLKQLLMCDWVGVVLSMAWAVCFILATQWGGVTRSWDSASVIVTLVFAGVLPIAFCVYEYFIKESISYFRIRLFKRRTVAGAAIVSFCVFGIFMILVYYLSLTFQAVHGTSATSAGVKLLPLILVQVFILILTSRIIPRIGRFKPVICVGPVFLAIASGLFYSTDYSTPIANLYGYQVILAVGIGCCLQNVMVAVQHDLKKEPWLISLGTGLVVFTGFAGRIVALSMSGSVFENMIQRHLKSMVPGISEEIISAVVNDATAVWTSVPEDLREPVLRAYTKTLSQVFIIGLPLSIIALVGALVMKNDKMATKEEEEKGIADARAAQQAKKDEEAGVNGVNERSEEGARGSAEDEEGRA, encoded by the exons ATGGCGCTCTCAGAGCATTCTGCAATGGTATCCCCAACCACTACAATCAGCGTAGACGGTGACCGCGAAAAGAGGTTTagtgtggaagaagatccaTTACCAACCGCCAGTGCCGCCATTCCTTCGTCCGCCGTGGCTAATACACCGGACGATCAATCAAGTGTCCAAGGAACTGGAGGCCAGACTCCTCCAAAGGGCCATTCTGGTTTTACTGCTCCATTAGAGATCCCTAAATGGAGGTTTATGGCTATCTTTGGAAGTCTTATGATTTCCGTCTTTTTGTTTGCATTAG ACCAACTTATCGTCGCTACTGCCATTCCCAAAATTACTGCCGAGTTCAATTCTCTTACCCAACTGTCATGGCTCACCTCTGGGTTCTT CCTCACACTCTTATCATTCAACCTGCTCTATTCCCAACTGATGAACATTTTTCCCTCTAAGCACGTCATCGTCTTTGCTGTCTTTATCTTCGAAATGGGTTCATTGGCCTGTGGTGTCGCTCCCAATATGAACGTTTTGATTTTTGGTCGAGCTTTGGCAGGTGCCGGTGCGGCTGGTATCTTTAGTGGCGGTATGGTCATCATCGCTGAATTGACGCCTTTGCATTCGAGGGCGCAGTATTTTGCTCTGTTCGGTGTCTG tTTTGCCATCGCTTCAGTCATTGGTCCTCTTATCGGCGGTGCCTTTTCAGACCATGTCAGCTGGCGATGGTGTTTCTATATCAACCTGCCTCTCGGTGGTGTCGCCATCGGctgtctcctcttcttccagcccAGCAGACCCCCCCTTGGTCGTGAAAGTTCTTACAAGGGCTACTCCAAAGCCATGCTCAAGCAATTGCTCATGTGTGACTGGGTTGGTGTCGTCCTTTCCATGGCTTGGGCTGTTTGCTTCATCCTTGCTACTCAATGGGGTGGCGTCACGCGGAGCTGGGATTCCGCGTCTGTTATCGTTACTTTGGTGTTTGCTGGTGTCCTCCCCATCGCCTTCTGTGTCTACGAGTATTTCATCAAGGAGAGCATCTCCTATTTCAGGATCAGGTTGTTTAAGCGAAGGACTGTTGC TGGTGCGGCCATTGTCTCCTTTTGTGTCTTTGGTATCTTCATGATCCTTGTCTATTACCTCTC TCTCACTTTCCAAGCCGTTCATGGAACTTCTGCCACTTCTGCCGGTGTCAAGCTTCTCCCTCTCATTCTCGTCCAAGTCTTTATCCTTATCCTTACTTCGCGAATTATCCCTAGAATCGGCCGATTCAAGCCCGTTATTTGCGTTGGTCCTGTCTTCCTCGCGATCGCTTCCGGTCTTTTCTATAGTACCGACTATTCTACTCCTATCGCCAACTTATATGGCTACCAGGTTATCCTTGCAGTTGGTATTGGATGTTGCTTGCAGAATGTCATGGTTGCTGTTCAACACGatctgaagaaggagcCTTGGTTGATTTCTCTCGGTACCGGTTTGGTCGTGTTCA CTGGCTTCGCCGGCCGAATTGTTGCCCTCTCCATGTCCGGTAGCGTATTCGAAAACATGATCCAGCGCCACCTCAAATCCATGGTTCCCGGTATAAGCGAGGAAATCATTTCCGCCGTCGTCAACGATGCCACCGCCGTCTGGACTTCTGTTCCCGAAGATCTCCGTGAACCCGTGTTGAGAGCATACACCAAGACCCTCTCCCAAGTGTTCATCATCGGATTGCCCTTGTCTATCATCGCGCTTGTCGGTGCGCTCGTGATGAAGAACGATAAGATGGCgacaaaagaagaggaggaaaagggtatTGCCGATGCAAGGGCTGCTCAGcaggcaaagaaggatgaagaagcagggGTGAACGGTGTGAATGAACGGAGTGAGGAAGGGGCAAGAGGCAgtgcagaggatgaagaaggcaggGCCTAA
- a CDS encoding MFS transporter, putative gives MADPFESHLCSYVSLISTTYTMNVRETRSSSASPPPMIQSPITQNEPRQDTVDSATETANVDQYKRVESEQTLCDKSGTVSPKTEKFFSYHQKSSGDMREHRIEEDTGPQFLGAYEQEQPSTPEHDRQASSDILHCQLSRPQGDDIELGPEPEREAVQWIEGQSSFVRFCFITCCCTTQLIVQGQLGMVMIPLHYIGDYLGTTDNGQLNWMVASYGLTIGMFLVASGRLGDLYGPKLIWVLGFIVLMSANIGTGFCKSPIPFDICRALTGVGSAMCLPNALAILGRTYPPGKVRNVTFAILGALAPAGWCISGGVASLFAQFVDVRWIWWFVAIFIAAFLAIGLYILPPDQNLPPRSERHFDIPGAVLLALALGLFNFCWNQASVVGWETVYVYVLLIVSIVTFVAFFLWERRIGRKALVPLEILTRKNLLVYLSLWLGWMSFGTFLLYTTLFIHDIRGYTLPLTMTAQTTPFVFGGVTAALSVPFLIHRLPGHVIFFIAMCAFMIGNILAATAPVDGTYWGNTFFSILIGVFGPDLSFATGQLIVSNSVDVEFQGIAAGLVSMITNYSNSIGLGLTGTVERYVRGPENLSQSDLLYGYRVSFYFGTALAAMAVIVVGLFVRMPTEGKRLDDERKKAEH, from the exons ATGGCAGACCCCTTTGAATCTCATTTGTGCAGTTACGTCTCACTTATTTCCACTACCTACACCATGAATGTACGCGAGACGAGATCATCGTCAGcttccccaccaccaaTGATCCAATCACCGATCACTCAAAATGAACCACGCCAAGATACCGTCGATTCTGCGACGGAAACTGCGAATGTGGACCAATACAAACGAGTTGAATCTGAGCAGACGCTGTGCGATAAGTCGGGGACAGTTTCACCGAAAACCGAAAAGTTCTTTTCGTACCATCAGAAATCTTCAGGAGATATGAGAGAGCATAGGATCGAGGAGGATACTGGCCCACAGTTTTTGGGTGCGTatgagcaggagcagcCGTCGACCCCAGAGCATGACAGGCAGGCATCTTCGGACATCTTGCACTGTCAACTGTCTCGGCCTCAAGGGGACGATATCGAATTGGGTCCTGAGCCGGAAAGAGAGGCTGTTCAATGGATCGAAGGCCAATCCTCATTCGTCAGATTCTGCTTCATCACATGTTGCTGCACTACCCAATTGATTGTCCAGGGACAGCTGGGAATGGTTATGATTCCGCTTCATTATATTGGTGACTATCTAGGGACGACTGACAATGGCCAGTTGAATTGGATGGTTGCGAGCTATGG GTTGACTATCGGAATGTTCCTTGTTGCTTCTGGTAGGCTAGGTGACTTATA TGGTCCGAAACTCATATGGGTGCTTGGCTTCATTGTCCTGATGTCCGCAAACATTGGCACGGGCTTCTGCAAGAGTCCCATCCCATTTGATATCTGCCGAGCTCTGACAGGTGTTGGCTCTGCCATGTGCT TACCCAATGCCCTCGCAATCCTGGGGAGGACCTACCCTCCTGGCAAAGTTCGCAACGTTACTTTCGCTATCCTCGGTGCACTTGCACCTGCAGGGTGGTGTATATCCGGCGGTGTGGCTTCTCTCTTTGCACAGTTTGTCGACGTGCGGTGGATATGGTGGTTTGT TGCGATATTCATAGCCGCTTTCCTCGCCATCGGGCTGtacattcttcctcctgacCAAAACCTTCCCCCTCGGTCTGAACGTCATTTTGACATACCCGGTGCGGTACTCCTGGCGCTTGCCCTGGGGTTATTTAACTTTTGTTGGAATCAAGCTTCGGTGGTCGGCTGGGAAACTGTGTATGTGTATGTCTTGCTGATTGTATCAATCGTCACTTTTGTCGCGTTCTTTTTATGGGAGAGGCGTATAGGGAGAAAAGCCCTGGTTCCGCTTGAGATTCTGACCAGGAAGAATCTGTTGGTATATCTCTCATTATGGCTGGGCTGGATGAGCTTTGGTACTTTTCTGCTGTATACTACTTTGTT CATCCATGACATCCGGGGCTATACCCTACCCTTGACAATGACGGCCCAAACAACCCCGTTTGTCTTTGGGGGTGTAACAGCGGCTTTGTCCGTAcctttcctcatccatcgCCTGCCCGGGCATGTCATCTTTTTTATCGCTATGTGTGCGTTCATGATCGGTAATATCCTCGCTGCGACAGCTCCTGTGGACGGTACCTATTGGGGAAATACGTTCTTCAGTATCCTTATAGGAGTATTTGGCCCTG ATTTAAGCTTCGCGACTGGTCAGTTGATCGTCAGTAACTCGGTAGACGTTGAATTTCAAGGGATCGCAGCAGGCCTAGTCAGTATGATTACCAACTACTC TAATTCGATAGGACTTGGATTGACTGGGACTGTTGAACGCTATGTTCGTGGTCCCGAAAACCTTTCCCAATCAGATTTATTGTATGGCTATCGAGTATCATTCTATTTTGGGACAGCATTGGCGGCGATGGCTGTTATTGTTGTCGGGCTTTTTGTTAGGATGCCTACTGAAGGCAAGCGTTTagatgatgagagaaagaaggcggAGCACTGA